In one window of Episyrphus balteatus chromosome 3, idEpiBalt1.1, whole genome shotgun sequence DNA:
- the LOC129916364 gene encoding CD63 antigen, with protein sequence MSLLTGSANCIKYTLFGFNLVFVLTGIILIAVGIGVSAVYSEYEIFLVSNFFSIPTFLIVIGILIFIISFVGCWGALKENYCFILIFSALLGIIFILEISAGISGYVLRGDAEKFVDKRLKETILNYNKDGYDGTTFLWDSIQRQYRCCGVDKYTDWQPVNNNSLPLSCCTIPDGTVGPFSCSYYVEDKNRSQDGCLKGFTDFVRSHALSLGAAGVIIGVIQFFGVLFAVYIAREVKIRNGITGWF encoded by the exons ctaACTGGAATAATTTTAATTGCTGTTGGTATTGGTGTTTCAGCTGTTTACAGCGAATATGAAATCTTTTTGGTATCGAATTTCTTTTCGATTCCAACCTTTTTAATTGTTATTGGAATTTTAATATTCATCATTTCATTCGTTGGATGTTGGGGTGCTCTCAAAGAAAACTACTGTTTCATTTTGATCTTTTCCGCTTTATTGGGCATAATTTTCATTTTGGAAATATCAGCTGGTATCAGTGGATATGTGTTGAGAGGCGATGCTGAAAAGTTTGTTGATAAAAGATTAAAAGAAACCATTTTGAATTACAATAAAGATGGTTATGATGGAACAACATTTCTCTGGGATTCAATTCAAAGACAA taCCGCTGTTGTGGTGTAGATAAGTATACTGATTGGCAGCCTGTTAATAATAACTCATTACCATTGAGTTGTTGTACAATTCCTGATGGAACAGTTGGTCCATTTTCGTGCTCATATTATGTTGAAGATAAAAATCGTTCCCAAGATGGATGCCTTAAAGGATTTACTGATTTTGTAAGATCGCATGCCTTAAGTCTTGGTGCAGCTGGTGTTATAATTGGTGTTATTCag ttctttGGAGTTCTATTTGCTGTTTACATCGCACGTGAGGTTAAAATAAGAAATGGCATTACTGGTTGGTTCTAA